The sequence below is a genomic window from Schistocerca nitens isolate TAMUIC-IGC-003100 chromosome 4, iqSchNite1.1, whole genome shotgun sequence.
acttactagctgcactgtagtctgacatgcaccaacacacctctgcatatgtggactgctgccagcgccaccgtgcgacgaccgcaggtcaaatgcatcgcgtggtcatactccgaggtgatttaaaccctcaaaccacccaccagagcattgtttcacaatgtgtcaacattatccttaatttatgagcaagagtgtagttccaactaccatgccgcgttcaaagtctgttaataaccGTCATGCGGTCATGATGAATGTTTTCATATGAATCACACGAGTgcaaatgatagctctgccaatgcactgcccttttataccttgtgcacgtgaTACTACCGACACCTTCATATGTgcgcatcgctatcccatgacttttgtcagtgtATGTACGTAGGACTTCACTGATAATTGCAAGCAAACTAAAATCCAGGGAATTTATAACTTTCTATACCAGGAATACTGTTATCCAAATTCTCTTCAACAGTGAAGACGTAGGACTTCACTGATAATTGCAAGCAAACTGAAATCCAGGGAATTTATAACTTTCTATACCAGGAATACTGTTATCCAAATTCTCTTCAACAGTGAAGACGTAGGACTTCACTGATAATTGCAAGCAAACTAAAATCCAGGGAATTTATAACTTTCTATACCAGGAATACTGTTATCCAAATTCTCTTCAACAGTGAAGACCGGATTCCACCTATACAACATAGTGGCATTTATACATTTTCTGCAATCTGTATGCCAATTTATATGCAGGTCAATCAGTTAGGGCTATAACTAATAGACTGACAGAGCATGAAAGGAGTTGGAGATAGAAAAAAGAATGATTCCATATTTGCTGAACGTGATCTAAGTATGTCATTCTTTTTAAATGTGACGTGCTCCAAAGAGAAAATAGAGGCAGAAACTAATATTTATCGTAATTCTGATTATCAGTAAACACCAGTCACAGAATCCTGACTTTATCCTTAATAAtgaaatagcccgcatctcgtggtggtgcggtagcgttctcgcttcccacgcccgggttcccgggttcgattcccgacggggtcagggattttctctgcctcgtgatggctgggtgttgtgtgatgtccttaggttagttaggtttaagtagttctaagttctaggggactgatgaccatagatgttaagtcccatagtgctcagagccatttgaaccaataatgaaaTACAGTTCCATTATTCACTCTTGTTAAAGTGGCAGTTAATATTTTTCTAATCACAAGATAATATCCTTGTTGCAAACAGTATGACTGTTACCCATCCCCCACAAATCACTGAGTCCTTCATCCCCTCTggctgtagccgagcagttctaggcgcttcagtccggaagcacgcggctgctacggtcgcaggttcgaatcctgcctcgggcatggatgtgtgtgatgtccttaggttagttaggtttaaataattctaagttctaggggactgatgatctcaaatgttaagtcccatagtgctcagagccatttgaacctcccctcTGCCCCACACCACCGTTTTGCCGTTTCATCAAATTTTGCAGTTCTTTTGACCACAGACGCACTAGTCCATTCCAGTATTCACTTGTGTGCTGTTCTGGGCATTACATGCTTGAGTTTTTAGTCTTTGAGTAAAGATTTATTTGTTCGTAGCTTCTTTCTGTATTTCAATATGCTTGTGTTTTTCGTATAGATAATAGCCGTCAAATGAGGAAACAAACAGTCTTTGTTGCAGTGCTGTGACTGTTATTTATTTACCAATGACCCCCTAAGCCTGATTCAGGCGTCTTCAGATTGGCTTACGCAAAAAACATACAATTGCAAAAGGGGGTCCTGCCGCTTCTaacaaaatgtatatttttttgtgTGGACCGTTCTGAAGATGCCTGAACGAGGAAAAGCGCTTcattggtaaataaataataattacaacccTGGAATCAAGACCGTAGGTTTCTTCGTCGTACTGTATCTTACGGGTTGACATACCTTCCGCTCTATGAGCTGTAAAAAGTTTTAGTCGCCAAATTGTCCCATATCTGTGGGAAAACGATTTTTGGACGGGTGTCACTCTCGCTGACGTTGTGTTGGGTGTATGTTCAATCTTAAGTTGTCCGCAGATGGCGCAGAAAGCCGAAAACCAGTTTACAATGAAatctaaaataaatattattctggAACATCAATAATGTGCAATTCAGTTTTTATCAAACGTTTTATATATTTCGTAGTTATTACTTTTAAAATCGTAGGCATCTGTGGCACGTTAAAAGTGCGTGAGAAGACAAGTTATACAGGTTGTCCAAGCTGTTGTACAGTTTACTGTAACTGTTAGAATATCCCACCATCAACTTCAGtacatttgtgcactcttgggagacCGTGTTGAGTTGCATGCTGAGTGCTTATGCAGCAGGGTCCGTGATGCGACCAAGCAGCTCATCTGTAGTATTCATCTATCGTATGTACAACTCAGACTTTATTTAACCCATAAACAAAGATCTAACGACGTACGGCCTGATGACCTTGGTGGCCCCTTAACTGAACCACCACGAACGATCCAGCGATTAAGGTAAGTGCGGTTGAGATGTTCCCTGAGACGTCTTGTAAAATGTGGAGGGTCTCCGTCGTAGTGAAAGTATTTTCTAGTCCGAGTGGCAAAAGGAACATCCTCAAAGTGTTCAACAAACAAATTTTCCTAAATGCAAGTAATTATGTACCATGattcgctcttctaaaatgactggacctCTCAACATGTTACCTATCATGCGGCACCAAAAACTGATCGAAAAACGGATAGTGACATTGGATTCCACTGTACGGTGTCGATTTTCCTGCAACCATCAGTGATTATTTAGGGTACTGTTGAccttcccaccggaggttcgagtcctcccccgggcatgggtgtgtgtgttgttcgtagcataagttagtttaagtagtgtgtaagtctagggaccgatgacctcggcagtttggtgccataggaattcacgcacatttgaacatttttgtactgttgaTTTCGTTCGGTGCAAACGTGACCTCATCTGTCAATAGTATTAATGAAAGCAAATCACTATTGTCATTTGACTAGTCACAAAGCTGAAGTCCTGTGACATTGCTGTcaatgtgaagattgtggacacGCAATAAGTACAGTTTTCTGCACGTAACGCTCGCCATTCACGTGTTCGTGGGACACTGATTCTTTGTTAAAGCATACCTTACTAAACTGTTACGTGTTATTATTGTGTTGAAAACATAATCACCAGAATTCATATGGTAAGATGAATTGGCTGAATGAAGTTGTAGTAAAGAACCTGTGTGCCAGTAGGCAGTTCAGTGGTCAATGAAAAAAAAACCCGTGCTGTAGAATAAGATTTCACAGTGATACAAAAAACTAAGAAACTCTTACGAGAAACATTCTTGGAATTCACCCACAAAAATAAGAAACAACCTGCGTTGCAATTGCTTTGTCGTTATATTTTGGAACTTGAAATTTGTCACACAGAGTTATCCTTACACACCCTGCATCAATGTTTACTTCAGCACACATGTGATATCATTAGTTGCTATATAAAGTTTTCATTGATTCAGCTTGATATCCGCTTTTACTACTAAATATTTAATGAACTGTGAATCTGTCTATTCAGGGTATGAAATATATATCTACATCACCATATGCGTTTCGTATTAATGAAAACCTAAACATCACTATTTACTGTAAATCATGTTTCACCTTTTATTGTTTCTTACACCGGCACATATCGCATATATATAATCTCACTGCTACTCAGCTGCCGGAGTGTCAGATACCAACTGTATGTGTTAACGCTACTATCAAAGCTGTTTCGTTTGCAGCCTGATGAAAATAAATATTGTCACTTGCGTTTGTTTCCTTCTTTTGTTGTTACTCCCCGCTGTAAAAAAAATCTCGGTCTCGTCGTATTGCTGTCTACGTACACCGCAACAAATATCGGTGTATCCTCTTTCAGAGGCTACTTTGGTCTCCATTAATGTTCCAGTGGAATCAAATGAAGGAAACTATTAGTCATATTATTGGCGGTGAGTACCGTACTTTTCCAACCTGACTGCAGATCGATTTCAGTAATTATTACAAAAGCCTGAATTATCCTACCTGAAAGGGACGACGGCCCCTGTTCTCTAAATACGATAGAACTGCTACACAGCTTCCACAGGTGTGATTGAAACAGAGCAACAATTGTGACAGGCATTCCGGGAAATCTGATGGCAGTGGCAGGCGTATGTGGAAGATTTTCATGCCTTAAAATTCTTAAATCTTCGTCGTCGGCAACTTGGCACGTTCATTTCTCAATAATGAAATGTCAAATGGTAAAGCTGGGTAAGGCACTGTTGGAACAGCACATTTTGATTGCCGCCTTTAATACAATGCGGTTGCAGAAGGTGTCATATTCTGCAACAGTCCGATGAGTGAACAGCTGTTCTCCGCATCTCGCCCGGCACTTCCTCCGTCACTTGTCTGTGTCGTTCATGCTCTCTCCGCAAGGGCGCACAACGGTCGCAATATGGCTCCACAAAGTTAGTAAACATTGACGTTTCGCGTAATTATCGGTAATTTATTTAGTACATCTTGTTTTAGCTTGAATTTGTTCTTCTTGGTTCTTCCGTTAACGAATTAGTATCTTTGTGATTGACTGTCATAATTTTCAGACAGTAATATTTGTGCGTTTTACGAAAGCTGCTACTTTGCATTCGTTGTTGACATCCGAAAATTCGCCTTTAGTTAAACTGTAGCTTATTTCTGAGTCTACCAAATTTCATCAGATGAACTAAGTGTTTTCGCGGAAAAATATATCATGGAACTGTGCAGCAATTACGAAAACTGTAACACGTGTTTATCACAGAACACAACGATTGATGCTAGTAATACTCAAGTCGTACAACATTTTGATGGAAGTGGCAGCAGTCTTACGTCTAACTTCGATTACGAGAGAATCTACAGACCAAATGGATCCCTCGCAAGAACATTATACCTGAAATATCTACAGGACGAGAAGCTGCAAAGAATGGACAAGAGACAGGTaagcaattttttttatgtttgcttgGGTTACGTTCAGCTGCTGGCATATGTTCAGTAAACTTGATAGTATTATTGGAAAGACTCGTGCCCTTACCAATGTGTTGTAGCACGatagtggagtatttattgctgaatGTAAACACGGCATTAAAATGTTTAATTGGTACCGAGTTCGTTGAATACAAGTGTCTCGAAGTGAATGTTATTCTCTAGGCGAAATTCCATACCTTAGAGTGTCACTGAATGGTGAGAGTGCCATTTAAAAGCGTTTCCATTGCTTCTGATTATTAGTGCAAAAATTGTATCCCACAGTGGCATTAAAGTTTTTGTTCTGTACGAGCTTGTGTGTGTCACTTCTTTTCATTACACACTTAGAAAGCTATCTCGTTTGCGTATCCACAGACTCTTGATGAAAATTCGATGGAGTTGTAGTAATAGGCCTTCTATCATGTCTTAAGTAGTACTGATAGTTCACTGTTTACATATGTcagggaatttttgtttttaaaaccaATTAGACATGATTGTGTAAattatatttcttgaaagaaaattacttagctaacaaaaaGTTAAAGTGGATGTCAGTATGCATTGAGAGGAGATTTTGAATGAGATTCAAACTTCAGAGGTGAGTGAATTCAAGTAACAACAAGAGTGCACTTAGTGTGGGCATGAACAGTTTTTGTGTTCTCTTGCTTGGAAACGTAAGAAAGAAATATCACTGAAAGACTGTAGGCCTAGTTTCAGTTTCTGTACAACATTACTTATATGGATGCGGGTACTCCATACCACATGCACTGCGTTGAAAACTGCATGTGTTCATACTAATCTTATTATTAGTGGTTCTGCTTCTAGAACATGGCAACAGTTGCCTCGTAACTACTTTTTTCGTGCGACtatctttaaaagaaaaaaaatggcaatgtgagacattgtagaatccATGTTATTAATGTATTCCTACCCTTAGCTATTTCACAATGTAAAGGattttctgttttaatttgtgAGCTGAGATGTATTACTTTCATGGTTTAAAATGAAATGTGTTTCAAAGTTCATGTTATGTATTTGTTTAGGTAATTAACATGATCAGAGAGAATGAATGCATATCTGAATGTGAAGGCTGGCACAGTAAGAAAGTGAAAAGAATTCAAgcaatttttagtttttgttttagaGGGAAACTATGTTTCCACAAAATAATGTATTAAATTTTCATTGTTGGCTTTCATAGTTTATTATGTTTACCTTCATTACATTGTTGCAACCAATGTAAAATTCTGTACTGTCTGATGTTGTTGTTAATGTTGTATGATTCACTAGGTGTCTTGCCCTAATTCCTCAGGTGCTCCTACCCTAGCCTTTCTTGACAGttagaaatgtttttattttggAAGGTGTGACATATTTCTCTCTGCTTccttacaaataaatttcagttactaatgAGGCAACTGAAATATGTAAGTAACCTCAGATAATCATTGGACAATAATGTTCCAGTAAAGAAAGCATTTATGTTCACAGCTCATATTGTCTTAAAACATTAATAATTGTCTCTTTTTTTACTTTGTCCACCTATATACTTCTTAATTATCATGCCACCAACTGTGCTGTTACGTTGCCGTTTGTGAATATGTTTCTTTCCAAACAGTGACACATGCTTGCATGTACAGAGAACAGTGAAACTAGTACATAATCAGAGCCAAATAATATGTAGCTTTCCATCATGTCAGTCCACATTTTCAAATAAGGTATTGTTAGCCTTGACACTGGTGTACAATGTCGTATATGAAAAATTTTGCACGAAACAGTAGTAGGTTAATACAAATTGATGCCACACTTAGGTTTTTGAAAACTCCTTATACTTATGTGCTATGGTATGCAACTGGACAGTGTTAATTAAGTTTGCCATTTCGATGGTAATGATCAAACAATATTTACTTACCCGTTGAAGTTAGTGAAAATCTTCATAGTATGTGAGTGATGCTTATTTGGAGTTCAGATTGTAAGTAATGTACATGGttttaagaaatgaaaaatttgattATTACACTGTTTCTAAGTTAAGCTCAGTCATCAACTACACCTACAGTAGAATCTTTGTGAAAAATACATAGATAAATTAATTTAGATATTTTTCAAGTCTGCAGTCCTAAAACTGGTTAAGTCTTTTAATTATTCCAGCATAactgctgtaacctacatccttttgaacctgtttATGCCAAGCTatcatcttcctctacagttccatTGTCATCACATTCCCATATTAAAATATTAACCGTTCTTTGATGTTCCATCAACCAGCCCTTTCATTCAGTaatgttgtgccataaatttcttttctgatAAATTACCAATTCCTCTATCCATATGTGACCAAATCATTAGGCTCCATGTTGCATAACATTATTAATAAATGATTTCTGTGGACAGTCACCAGTAgaaattatattaaaacattttttggcACCTCAATTACCATTTGTAATGTTCCATACGACTGTTAACTGTTGTCTTACACAGACCAATTTTCAGATCACTTTTGCTGTCAcatggagaaaaattatttaatcagCGGTAGCTGTAACAAACAGctctaaaaataaaaacagtaaattaTACAGTTTGTGCTGTTCCTGTTGTATTCTGTATCATAAAGAAGGACGACGTGAACTTCCCTTCTAATGGTCATGGACATAGACATCAGCAAAACAGCTGTCAGAACAGCCCCTCAGAAAATGATCCACACCCAGTAACTGAACATACATAAAAGCAAATAAGTGCACTACATCTTTGATACATACCAAATGATTGGCAGTTACGTAATGCAACTGGTAAAACATAAAGTCTGTGTTGCAATCCCATAACTGTACTATTGGCCCGACTGCCGGTAGAATGCAGCCCTTTTATTGACTGGAGAACTAGGAGGTGGATCTTCTGGAAAGATCCCCAGTACTCATTTTGACAGCTGTCCTGGGGGGAATGGAATGAGGAAAAGTCCTTGCTCCTACCCTGGTTTCAAACTGGGACCTCCTGGGCTGGGCTCTAGTGCTCTACTAACTAGGCTACCATGGGTCCACATAATGCAGTAGTTATGATTAAATTTTATAAGTTTAAATTTGTACTGACAATAGCTCTTGTTTATTGTTTATATAAGGGGTGTTAAAAAGAAACAAgcaggaggcataattacagaaaccaatacctgtatgttaCAAGTATTGACTCTGGCTGTTGAAACACTTGTCCCActatgacacaaggcagtgaatggctctCTGATAAAATTACCggagctgcgatgttaaccagatccgcacgtacagctggacgtcgtcgtcagagatgaatcgtttgcccctcagagcctttttaaggggtccaaaaatggtgtaatcacaggcagagaggtccagactgtatggagggtggctgagaacctcccatttgaatgtaTGCAGGAGAGCCGTGACTttgttggccatatgaggcttttCGTTGTTTTGGAGCATAATGACCCcgtgggtgagattgcctggttgttttgatttgatcgcttttcaaaggatggtcaaggtttgcaagtaaTGCTGGgcgttcactgttgtcccgtgctgcaggaagtgaatgagAAGGGGGccgtcttggtcaaagaagaatgtcagtATAACATGCAACTGGCAGCATTGGACAATTGACGCATGCTGCTGCTTGCTCTGTATAGTCACATGACATGCACGTGTGCCCTCTAGCGATGGGCTGTGAACTTCCATGCTCTGGACAGAACCACATATGTCACAATATTATCCTCCTGTCACTGGTATGCTCATTCCagactccagctcgtttctttttgaatgccccttatattagTACTAAATTCAAGCATGGAAAAGATAATTTGccctaaaataaataatttaaacagtTGCTGTAGAAATGCTGCCATTGAACCAAAGTAATTATGATGTCACAGGAAAATAAAGTTTATAATATATTGCTCAGCAGGGAAGGAGTAGTTACTGTAGTTAATATGAAGAGTGAATTTAGGGTGAATGTTGCAGTTCACTACCACAATACTAgtgattaaataatttttatacatACTGTGCATCCCTCTCTGACATTCAGAATGGCATGTTATACTCTGGCGGAATGACCTGTAGCATGAAAATGGTAGACATCAGGGAGATGCTAAAATCCCTACATATtaaaaaaagtgagaaaaagaggAGTTAAAGAATATCACATTAGTCACACCTCCTACAATTTAGCAGAACATTTGGACCCAGGGCCTTAAATTCTGCATAACTCTAATATCTGTATTAGTTATATCTTGACTTCGCCAGTATCGTATACAGAGAGCTGATAGTGGTGTTTGTAATATTACAcaaatgctttgtttgaagtatCAAAGAAAAGCAGCAACAGAGTAATGTACAAGAAGGAAAGTGCCTTTTCCCATAGTAGCTGTTTTTCTGGTAGAATACGTATATAAATTAATATATAAGTAATTCCCACAACTATCAGTGCGAGAAGATTAGCAGTAGTCATAATACACAAAAGAACTTGCCTCGATCCACATCTTGAGTTCTATCCTTCGTGATTGGGTTTACAGAATGTGATGTGTGCGTTCAGGGCCTGCAGCACAAGTGGACACGTGGGGCATCAAGTTTGAGAGGGGCACTGGTGGTACCCAAGAGCAAAATTTGTATACGGGGTGTAACACTTGTGAAAATATGTGAGAGTAGGACCTAAGAAGCTGAAAGCTGACTCATGgtcgaataaatataattttgcagaacattaagaGATGTGCTCTGCCAAGTACCAATGGAAAATTCAGTGAATGTAGTTTTCCTGTGGCTTCTTGCCACTGCACAATAATTGTAATAAtcatgaaaagaaaaataatgaagtgttttctccctctttaatTACATTTtgtcaggaaaaaaaaagaaaactgtctgCAAAAAAACTGACTGAATGATAAAAATTACTTTCTTCTGTTTAATCTCTGtgatcatctacatccattctttgcaaaccactgtgaacttcATGGCAGAAGGTACTTGCCTATGAAACACTCActggggtttcttcctgttccatttggtATATATTGCTGGAAGAATAActgtttgaatacctctgtgcaATAGTCACCACTGTTCACCTTCCTTCACTTCTGAATGTCTGTGTCCTGGACCCTGCATCTGCTTCATGCTCCATCAGTATAgagtttttaaatttaattattcttgtgCAGCCATAGTAGGTCTCATTTTCTATGTGGAATATACAGGACCCTTAGTTTCATCCTAACATGCTCTTGAGTTTGTATGCTAGTTATCTCTTTCCTACCATTTCTGCTTCTTGTTTCCCTCAATTTTCTCGTTTTGCAGCATTGTGTGTTGTTTCTTCATTAGAACTgtgttttcatgtgtgtgtgtggggggggggggggggacgtgcatGCATGTATCAGTAGTTCCTTCTTCCCATATCTGTCAAATCTGTCAATTGATAATCTAGAAAGAAACATCTGTCTGCTTTTAATGGAACAAGGATAAGCGTACAAATACATGCATGGATCCAGGATTCAGATATCTGGAGGAGATCATAGTTCCTTATTTTCTTCAACCCTCCCTCTTCCCCATTTTTCTCCCAAATATAATTTTCTATTATCCCTATTTTTCACATACCACAGATTCCTAttattttaataatgaaaacaataaaatgtataaatgttttaataatagtaatgatagAAATAGCAATTTGTTTACATTGGTTCAATTTTACATGTGTCTTGCAGTTGAAGTGGgaactataatagcaacaaagtCTCACTACTTTGACATCACAATCTTCACAACACACAATTTAAATATACATGccaccattatcagtatttcagtTTGCACATAGCACTTCTATTGTTTCTAACCTTTTTCTTCAACATGTTATTGATAATGTTTAAACACTCTTTCacatgtaaaatttaaaactgCAGTCATTATTTTCTTCTGTTATTTGCTTGTTCTTCTTCTGTACATTCCAGTATCATTCATTCAATTTGGTACACTATGCTTGTGTCTGTGAAGGTttctgtggtggtaagaaccacctGCTGCCCATAGGGATGGGGCTGAAAAAGTGGTAACATAGAACCTTAATTCAGGAATGTCTGAAGCAGtttcagtcaatttttttttttttacatatgtgacatattatttatataaaaatactGTGAGAGTAATGTACCCCAAACACCCTTATGGGTGGGGGTGAAAAAACATGATAAGTAAAAATATTTGATAATGACTGATACTACTAGCAAATCCATAGTATTTGGGGTCACTAGGCTTATTAGTGACAGTCACTGTGATGTTTCAGCCCTAGAATTGGGGTTGGGATCGATACTAGTAGCAAATCCATAGTATTTGGGGTCACTGGGTTTATTGGTGACAGTCACTGTGATGTTTCAACTCTAGAATTGGGGTTGGAGTGGGgatggcaagagagagagagagacagacagacagacagacagacagacagaaatatCAGTATATCTCCGTAATGCCTGGAAGAATTTCTACCAAAATTGATGCACATGTCATTTGCTGTCTGGAAAAATCCACTGAGTTCAAAGGAAATCTCTAGCATCGCTAAGTCCGAGGGGTCTGGACGAAAAGGAGTGATGTAAACGCCTCAAGAacgcctggagcaatttcaaccaaatttggtccaAACACCCGCTAGAGGTTGGGGTGATGATGAGAAGGGGTGAGAAGCGATAACGTCCTATTTGTATTTTCCTGTAATTAGTTGACTTGCAATACTTAAAAATTATGAAGTGCAATTTGTGTCTCATTTTCGTAGTTCAATACTTGAACCACATCGTGTTTCGTGGTCAAAGATAATGCCGCCCGGCTCAATAGCGCAGGTACATTAGCGTCCTCTCTAGAAACCCATGACGTAAAACAGGAGTGTGTCGGACAGTTTCCAAGGACACTCCTTTTTCTCGAAACTGCATTCTGTTACTAGCAGTATTACAGGTTTCCTCAGAATTCGGATGAAACTGCGTGGTGAAATTTGATAGGTACAcggatgaaatatgtgtacaaacacgTGAGAAACATGTTAAATgtatgtaaatatatgtgtatcgcATGTTCACGAGTGGTGCAGTCGAGAAATTTTGTTTATTCCGAAGACAGAAAGGCCAAAAGTATTGTA
It includes:
- the LOC126252196 gene encoding protein-L-histidine N-pros-methyltransferase-like, with product MELCSNYENCNTCLSQNTTIDASNTQVVQHFDGSGSSLTSNFDYERIYRPNGSLARTLYLKYLQDEKLQRMDKRQWYQCGELAEHARRTFQEQSVDEETAHFLQQASHKSDWVFTQLWHSLARSILSIFMSQTSING